In one window of Candidatus Poribacteria bacterium DNA:
- a CDS encoding flippase-like domain-containing protein, with the protein MDKKQIQRVTKIGLPTILAAVLAYFLLKEIDIQEIPRTLSRLSIKALAIGFGCYCLLVFAKAHRFRALLNLESGVHQVFPILAMHTFWGNILPMRTGDVSYVYLMQRRQQVDATQGVASLLVASLIDLALLMGLVVATAWLLRDALRDTFSGTVLYLIPLLMGGGLVAVVIFVYAAPQACMRFTEMCAGPLLALEKRAVSWTVNKILAVLRELTTFRSHRRFLEVWIYSVLCLLIRFGFQCYLVTEMGVDIPMTEVLFALAFTNVFNLLPIQTVGNFGTTEFPFVWLLNHFGTSIESATVTGFSLHILILLYCLPLGASGFLMKPKEQ; encoded by the coding sequence TTGGATAAAAAGCAAATTCAACGGGTCACCAAAATCGGCTTACCGACGATCTTAGCAGCCGTTTTAGCTTACTTCCTCTTAAAAGAGATAGACATTCAAGAGATACCACGAACCCTGAGCCGATTGTCAATCAAGGCACTCGCTATCGGGTTTGGATGCTACTGCTTGTTAGTCTTCGCGAAAGCCCACCGCTTCCGAGCACTCCTGAACCTTGAGAGTGGTGTCCATCAGGTCTTTCCAATCTTGGCGATGCACACCTTTTGGGGCAATATCCTCCCGATGCGGACAGGCGATGTGTCCTATGTCTACCTGATGCAACGCCGTCAACAGGTGGATGCAACGCAGGGAGTCGCTTCGCTGCTGGTAGCAAGCCTGATTGATTTGGCACTACTGATGGGTTTGGTGGTCGCTACGGCGTGGCTCCTGCGCGATGCGCTTCGAGACACGTTCTCTGGCACGGTGCTCTATCTCATCCCGCTGCTGATGGGAGGAGGCTTGGTTGCCGTGGTTATTTTCGTCTACGCTGCGCCGCAAGCCTGTATGAGATTCACAGAAATGTGTGCGGGTCCCCTATTGGCACTTGAAAAGCGAGCCGTTTCGTGGACAGTCAATAAAATTTTGGCAGTGCTTCGGGAATTAACGACGTTCCGATCACATCGACGGTTCCTGGAGGTCTGGATATATTCTGTCTTGTGTCTCTTAATCCGTTTCGGATTTCAATGCTACCTCGTTACAGAGATGGGTGTTGACATTCCGATGACCGAGGTACTGTTCGCGCTCGCATTTACCAACGTCTTTAACCTGTTGCCCATTCAAACGGTCGGTAACTTTGGGACAACGGAATTCCCGTTCGTCTGGTTGCTAAACCATTTCGGCACATCTATAGAGTCTGCCACTGTCACTGGATTTAGTTTGCACATTCTAATTCTACTTTACTGTCTACCCTTAGGCGCGTCCGGGTTCTTGATGAAACCAAAGGAGCAATAA
- a CDS encoding amidohydrolase yields MRIIDPHVHVWKNDPQFPWAPETTSPPEEDATAEMLLDLMAANGVEKTVLVQVIHYRWDNSYAADAMKRYPDKFMGVCRINPEDPDAPDHLSRWTEEDGFHGVRLSPSVGEAGDWFAGPLMPPIFRRAESLGVPMLMLTGAERLVDLVPLLEQHPELDVVIDHMASCSPDAPEKLELLLNLARFPRVYVKISHTWSISQTGYPWSDTFEQVKQVYQAFGGSRLMWGTDWPVCLSRASYSETLSVVRDEMDFFTPEDREWVLGKTALRLWQFQA; encoded by the coding sequence ATGAGAATCATCGATCCACATGTTCACGTTTGGAAAAACGATCCGCAGTTCCCATGGGCACCAGAGACAACAAGTCCACCGGAGGAAGATGCAACAGCAGAGATGCTACTCGATTTGATGGCGGCGAACGGTGTAGAGAAAACCGTTCTCGTTCAAGTTATCCATTACCGTTGGGATAACAGTTATGCCGCCGACGCGATGAAAAGGTATCCTGATAAATTCATGGGTGTCTGCCGAATCAACCCCGAAGATCCGGACGCGCCCGATCACCTCAGTCGTTGGACAGAGGAGGACGGTTTCCACGGTGTGCGGCTCAGTCCTTCCGTCGGTGAGGCAGGTGACTGGTTTGCGGGACCGTTGATGCCACCGATCTTCCGTCGTGCGGAATCCCTCGGTGTCCCGATGCTGATGCTCACAGGAGCCGAGCGATTGGTGGATCTCGTGCCACTCTTGGAACAGCACCCGGAGCTTGATGTTGTCATAGATCACATGGCAAGTTGCTCGCCGGACGCACCTGAAAAACTGGAATTATTACTGAACCTCGCACGCTTTCCCCGTGTCTACGTCAAAATAAGCCATACGTGGTCGATATCGCAAACGGGATACCCGTGGTCGGATACCTTTGAACAGGTTAAGCAGGTATATCAGGCATTCGGAGGTTCGCGGCTGATGTGGGGAACCGATTGGCCCGTCTGCCTCAGTCGAGCCAGTTATTCAGAGACCTTGTCGGTCGTCCGTGATGAGATGGATTTCTTCACACCTGAAGACCGAGAGTGGGTGTTGGGAAAAACCGCACTCCGTCTCTGGCAGTTTCAGGCATAA
- a CDS encoding MFS transporter has translation MENPQNPSKASSQKQFYFLTLSHTVLDSYATLLSHLQPLLLTKLATSAATRNSLAGNFISIYSVFSSLGQILFGWLSDRVRSVHFLTFGVGFTAIGLSLLWVAPSPRVVYLLLAIGGLGIAAFHPQATTYAGALAAEGRGMGTSIFLTGGNIGRALGPLVLMFIPYRFGLEYLVWEMIPGVLLAVLVPKVLQFQKSLDLTATPRGRLDEAPRPQEPFWTVARPHLLPLTVLFIIAALRTVTAVGLENFLSIYLDDQNYTDQMRSLVIALFIFAGSMGIMSSGWLITRVNTYVLLLVSLLGSPPLLYASLHVEGPSFLVLLFLGNVVLSSSITVNIILAQMILRGHENIASSFMMGAAWGVGGILNKFVGVLGDQYGLPIVLDGLVMIPVVLAPLLILLRDQPNLSRPNI, from the coding sequence ATGGAAAACCCTCAAAACCCTTCTAAAGCGTCTTCTCAGAAACAGTTTTATTTTCTGACGTTATCCCACACTGTCCTTGACTCCTACGCCACCCTCTTATCGCATCTGCAACCGCTCCTACTGACAAAGTTAGCCACCTCAGCCGCAACACGGAACAGTTTAGCAGGCAATTTCATCTCGATTTACAGCGTCTTCAGTTCACTCGGACAGATACTCTTCGGATGGTTATCAGATCGGGTCCGGTCGGTGCATTTCCTGACGTTTGGTGTCGGTTTCACCGCAATCGGTTTAAGCCTTTTATGGGTTGCCCCTTCGCCGCGCGTCGTCTATCTGTTATTAGCGATAGGCGGACTCGGCATCGCCGCCTTCCATCCACAAGCGACAACTTATGCGGGCGCACTCGCTGCAGAAGGTAGAGGTATGGGTACCTCCATTTTCCTAACGGGCGGTAACATCGGTCGGGCACTCGGTCCATTGGTGCTGATGTTCATTCCATATCGTTTCGGCTTGGAATACTTGGTGTGGGAAATGATACCTGGTGTGCTTTTAGCGGTGTTGGTGCCGAAAGTGCTACAATTCCAGAAGTCGCTGGATCTCACCGCGACGCCGCGTGGAAGGTTAGACGAGGCACCGAGACCGCAAGAACCCTTTTGGACTGTTGCCCGTCCACATCTCCTACCGCTCACTGTGCTATTTATTATTGCGGCACTCCGAACCGTCACGGCAGTCGGCTTAGAAAATTTCCTATCTATCTATCTCGATGACCAAAATTATACCGACCAGATGCGTTCGCTTGTGATTGCCCTTTTCATCTTCGCAGGTTCCATGGGTATCATGTCGAGTGGTTGGCTCATCACTCGTGTAAACACCTATGTGCTGTTGTTGGTTTCACTCCTTGGGTCGCCACCACTGCTTTATGCCTCACTGCACGTTGAGGGTCCAAGTTTCCTTGTACTTCTCTTTTTGGGGAACGTCGTGCTCTCAAGTTCAATTACCGTTAACATCATCTTAGCACAGATGATCCTGCGCGGGCATGAGAACATTGCGTCGAGTTTTATGATGGGGGCAGCGTGGGGTGTCGGAGGAATACTGAATAAATTCGTCGGTGTTTTGGGAGATCAATACGGTCTGCCTATCGTACTTGATGGGTTAGTGATGATTCCAGTGGTCTTGGCACCGCTCCTGATCTTGCTGCGCGATCAACCAAACTTGTCAAGACCGAACATTTAG